The following proteins are encoded in a genomic region of Bubalus kerabau isolate K-KA32 ecotype Philippines breed swamp buffalo chromosome 13, PCC_UOA_SB_1v2, whole genome shotgun sequence:
- the LOC129626071 gene encoding endogenous retrovirus group PABLB member 1 Env polyprotein-like has product MELGKRLLLLGFTNAMLNLTTVPVQGNIFISWAHSYANFHNSSNCWVCGAMPLSVTDGLPWWVSPLHDGDFLPLCSFLEQQKGAFISLSNHDLSLLSWCKKEPSMGLGHGVTFSMNASLKALTSAYNSYTSNGQKKSTPTKEEQTSRYHEVYYQVWDEHFWMTSERGQVITPATICWEQKEHKIGFGDLPLDPKDLKYMGYLSTEQCKQILDVTYHPSRSAQWPGSDWKYSPGIRWVAPNGTKWLCGPNLWPWLPVGWVGRCTLGFVFAPGRIKPRLHHPPANLPYLHARWTRSTFQWYDYLAGFFVPSIGTADIMVRVEALNNFTKQALLDSKKAIEALNEEQSQMRKAVMQNRMALDILTAAQGGTCAIIKVECCVYIPDLSGNVSAAMEDMQKQVKAMSGENIPFWTSILSWVKGDWWKTIINVVIVFLIILVCGPCLLQCLVNFVTQRLVALSHVVDHRTNVQSTSQ; this is encoded by the coding sequence ATGGAGCTGGGTAAGCGACTCCTGCTACTCGGCTTCACCAACGCAATGCTGAACCTGACCACTGTCCCGGTACAGGGCAACATCTTCATCTCATGGGCACATTCTTACGCAAACTTCCACAACTCCTCCAATTGTTGGGTATGTGGGGCTATGCCCCTGTCAGTAACGGACGGACTCCCCTGGTGGGTATCGCCACTTCATGATGGAGATTTTCTACCACTGTGTTCTTTCTTGGAACAACAGAAAGGAGCTttcatttctctcagcaatcatGATCTTTCTTTGCTCTCCTGGTGTAAGAAAGAGCCATCAATGGGCCTGGGACATGGGGTTACATTTAGCATGAACGCTAGTCTTAAGGCACTAACAAGTGCTTATAACTCATATACGAGCAATGGACAGAAGAAAAGCACCCCTACCAAAGAGGAACAGACCTCCCGGTACCATGAGGTATACTACCAGGTCTGGGATGAACATTTCTGGATGACTTCTGAGAGAGGACAGGTGATTACTCCCGCTACAATTTGCTGggaacaaaaagaacacaaaattggATTTGGAGACCTCCCCCTAGAcccaaaagatttaaaatatatgggTTATTTGTCCACTGAACAATGTAAACAAATCTTGGACGTAACCTATCACCCCAGTCGGTCTGCTCAGTGGCCCGGTTCCGACTGGAAATACAGTCCTGGAATCCGCTGGGTAGCCCCCAATGGGACCAAGTGGCTTTGTGGGCCTAACTTATGGCCATGGTTACCAGTTGGCTGGGTAGGGCGTTGCACACTAGGATTTGTTTTCGCCCCTGGCAGAATTAAGCCTCGCCTACACCATCCTCCAGCAAACCTGCCCTATCTGCATGCAAGATGGACACGATCCACGTTCCAATGGTATGACTATCTTGCTGGCTTCTTTGTACCCTCTATAGGGACAGCGGATATCATGGTTAGGGTAGAGGCCTTAAATAATTTCACTAAACAGGCCCTCTTAGACAGTAAAAAAGCCATTGAAGCTTTGAATGAAGAACAATCTCAGATGAGGAAGGCAGTAATGCAAAATAGGATGGCATTAGACATACTCACAGCAGCCCAGGGGGGAACTTGTGCCATAATTAAAGTCGAATGTTGTGTATACATCCCTGACCTGTCTGGAAATGTATCTGCTGCCATGGAGGATATGCAAAAACAAGTGAAAGCCATGTCTGGTGAAAATATTCCCTTTTGGACTTCGATCCTGTCCTGGGTAAAGGGAGACTGGTGGAAAACTATTATAAATGTTGTTATCGTATTCTTAATCATACTGGTTTGTGGGCCGTGCTTGTTACAATGCCTTGTGAATTTTGTAACCCAGAGGTTGGTAGCGTTGTCTCATGTGGTTGACCATAGGACTAACGTACAATCTACCTCTCAATGA